In Arthrobacter citreus, a single genomic region encodes these proteins:
- a CDS encoding arginine--tRNA ligase: protein MNTLEQVKSRLKDEIEAAVLKAGLATEEQLPQVVLETPKDKTHGDFSTNMAMQLARVAKKAPRMIAEELINSFDQSKASIQKVEIAGPGFINFYMDNSYLTDLIPSIIKSGTEYGQTNFGNGEKILVEFVSANPTGDLHLGHARGAAFGDSLCNVLNKAGYAVTREYYINDAGNQINNLALSVEARYMQALGMEKEMPADGYHGADIIEIGKTLAGEFGDRYMNEPEEDRYKFFREYGLKLEMEKLQRDLRNFRVDFDVWYSETSLYENGKVLEALADLNERGETYEEEGATWFRSTTYGDDKNRVLIKSDGSYTYLTPDIAYHRDKLSRGADKLIDILGADHHGYIPRMKAAIQALGYNADTLEVEIIQMVQLYQDGEKVKMSKRTGKAVTLRDLMEEVGIDATRYFFAMRGCDSHLDFDMDLAVSKSNENPVYYSQYAHARVCSILRQGEEMGIVYSGEADYSLVSSEKEYELLKKLGEFPAAVSLAASKRTPHHITNYVFDLAGTFHSFYNAEKVLDAENVEKSKARLALMKAAQVTLQNALALVGVSAPEKM, encoded by the coding sequence ATGAATACATTAGAACAAGTAAAGAGTCGTTTAAAAGATGAAATCGAAGCTGCAGTATTAAAAGCAGGTTTAGCAACGGAGGAACAATTACCACAGGTCGTGTTAGAAACTCCAAAAGATAAGACACATGGTGATTTTTCAACAAATATGGCAATGCAATTAGCACGTGTTGCTAAAAAAGCACCGAGAATGATTGCAGAAGAACTAATCAACTCGTTTGATCAAAGCAAAGCTAGTATTCAAAAAGTTGAGATTGCTGGACCTGGTTTCATCAATTTCTATATGGATAATAGCTATCTTACAGATTTAATTCCTTCAATTATTAAATCAGGAACAGAATATGGCCAAACTAACTTTGGTAATGGCGAAAAGATTTTAGTTGAGTTTGTTTCAGCGAATCCTACAGGTGATTTACACTTAGGTCACGCACGTGGAGCTGCGTTTGGAGATTCATTATGTAATGTTTTAAACAAAGCTGGTTATGCAGTGACACGCGAATACTATATCAATGATGCAGGTAATCAAATTAACAATTTAGCATTATCAGTAGAGGCTCGTTATATGCAAGCTCTTGGCATGGAAAAAGAAATGCCTGCAGATGGCTATCATGGTGCGGACATTATTGAGATTGGTAAAACTTTAGCTGGAGAATTCGGTGACCGTTATATGAATGAACCAGAAGAAGATCGTTACAAATTCTTCCGTGAGTACGGTTTAAAATTAGAAATGGAAAAACTACAAAGAGATCTTCGTAATTTTAGAGTAGACTTTGATGTATGGTATTCAGAAACTTCATTATATGAAAATGGTAAAGTGTTAGAGGCACTTGCTGATTTAAATGAACGTGGTGAAACATATGAAGAAGAAGGAGCAACTTGGTTCCGTTCTACAACATATGGAGATGACAAAAACCGTGTACTAATTAAGAGTGACGGCTCTTATACTTACTTAACTCCAGATATCGCTTATCACAGAGACAAGCTAAGTCGTGGAGCAGATAAATTAATTGATATTCTTGGAGCTGATCATCATGGTTATATTCCGCGAATGAAAGCAGCAATTCAAGCTTTAGGATACAATGCAGATACTCTTGAAGTAGAGATTATCCAAATGGTTCAGTTATATCAAGATGGTGAAAAAGTTAAAATGAGTAAACGTACGGGTAAAGCTGTAACGTTACGTGATTTAATGGAAGAAGTAGGAATTGATGCAACTCGTTACTTCTTTGCAATGCGTGGCTGTGATTCACATTTAGACTTTGATATGGATCTTGCTGTTTCTAAATCAAATGAAAATCCAGTGTATTATTCTCAATATGCACATGCTCGAGTATGCAGTATTCTTCGTCAAGGTGAAGAAATGGGGATTGTTTACAGCGGAGAAGCTGATTACAGCCTTGTTTCATCTGAAAAAGAATATGAGTTATTAAAGAAATTAGGGGAATTCCCAGCTGCAGTTTCATTAGCTGCATCAAAACGTACACCACATCATATTACAAACTATGTGTTTGATTTAGCTGGTACGTTCCACAGTTTCTATAATGCTGAAAAAGTATTAGATGCGGAAAATGTTGAAAAATCAAAAGCTAGACTAGCTTTAATGAAAGCTGCTCAAGTTACATTACAAAATGCATTAGCTTTAGTTGGTGTTTCTGCACCTGAAAAAATGTAA
- a CDS encoding DUF1934 family protein, giving the protein MKGQQGIPVSIEFETLIKDPHGRDKISFQANGLYYKKEDISYLLFEEKHEDRKVKATMKIGKGEVTIIRNGGVMMRHQYRVNETTEGTFSNELGVFQTKAYTKKLQFLVSEVPLKGVLQLGYKLFVGDENAGSYNITVSIKEATI; this is encoded by the coding sequence GTGAAAGGACAACAAGGTATACCAGTCTCAATTGAATTTGAGACTTTGATTAAAGATCCACACGGGCGTGATAAAATCAGTTTTCAAGCAAATGGCCTATACTATAAAAAAGAAGATATTTCATATTTATTATTTGAAGAAAAACATGAAGATCGAAAAGTAAAGGCAACAATGAAAATTGGTAAAGGGGAAGTTACGATCATCCGTAATGGTGGAGTTATGATGCGTCATCAGTATCGAGTGAATGAAACGACTGAAGGTACTTTCTCAAATGAATTAGGAGTATTTCAAACGAAAGCATATACAAAAAAGCTACAATTTCTAGTATCAGAGGTACCTTTAAAGGGAGTACTTCAATTAGGGTACAAGTTATTCGTTGGTGATGAAAATGCTGGTTCGTATAACATTACAGTATCAATTAAGGAGGCAACGATATGA
- a CDS encoding MFS transporter: MSNLANSKSQKTNLNQKPSLLNQPKAIWAVGFACIIAFMGIGLVDPILPAIAEKMHASKSDVTLLFTSYNLVMAIAMLITGFISSRIGIKWTLLLGILIIAVFAGLGGNSSGIWQLVWLRGGWGLGNALFVATALSAIVSLSRSGVAQSIILYETAIGLGISVGPLLGGELGSISWRGPFFGVACLMVIAFLSLSVMMPKTPITQNTKRASFLDPFRALKHRSLLTLGITAFLYNFGFFTLLAFSPFYMGLKEHGLGFVFLGWGLLLAITSVFMAPKLQKKFGTLKSMYAMLTLFAITLIIMGVGTDTNSVIIVCVIIAGAFLGNNNTLITTAVMQAAPVERSTASAAYSFLRFLGGAIAPYLAGKLAEWYNPHVPFYVGGCFVLVSVLFLFINKKHLLHIDKAESAH, translated from the coding sequence ATGTCAAATTTGGCAAATAGTAAAAGTCAAAAGACAAATTTAAATCAAAAGCCTAGTCTATTAAATCAACCAAAGGCTATTTGGGCAGTTGGGTTTGCATGTATTATTGCATTTATGGGAATTGGATTAGTTGACCCGATTTTACCAGCAATCGCAGAAAAGATGCATGCTTCAAAAAGTGATGTAACTCTTCTTTTCACAAGTTACAACTTAGTCATGGCAATTGCTATGTTAATTACAGGTTTTATATCTTCACGTATCGGAATAAAATGGACATTACTTTTAGGTATATTAATTATTGCAGTGTTCGCTGGACTTGGAGGAAATTCAAGTGGTATATGGCAATTAGTTTGGTTGCGTGGAGGATGGGGATTAGGTAACGCTCTATTCGTAGCAACAGCTTTATCAGCTATTGTTTCATTATCTAGATCAGGTGTTGCACAATCGATTATTTTATATGAAACTGCAATTGGTCTTGGTATTTCGGTTGGGCCACTTTTAGGTGGAGAATTAGGATCAATCTCTTGGAGAGGTCCATTTTTTGGTGTTGCTTGTTTAATGGTCATTGCATTTTTATCTCTATCAGTTATGATGCCAAAAACGCCAATTACACAAAATACAAAAAGAGCGTCATTCTTGGATCCATTCCGCGCTCTTAAACATAGATCTTTATTAACATTAGGGATTACAGCATTTTTATATAACTTTGGATTCTTTACTTTACTGGCTTTTTCACCATTCTATATGGGATTAAAAGAACATGGTTTAGGATTCGTATTTTTAGGTTGGGGACTTCTATTAGCAATAACATCTGTTTTTATGGCTCCAAAGCTACAAAAAAAATTCGGTACGCTTAAATCGATGTATGCAATGTTAACTCTATTTGCGATTACGCTTATTATTATGGGTGTTGGAACAGATACAAATAGCGTTATTATCGTCTGTGTAATTATAGCTGGTGCATTTTTAGGTAATAACAATACATTAATTACAACAGCAGTAATGCAAGCAGCACCAGTTGAGCGCTCAACAGCATCTGCGGCATATAGCTTTTTACGTTTTTTAGGCGGAGCAATAGCACCATATTTAGCAGGTAAGCTTGCTGAATGGTATAATCCACATGTACCTTTCTATGTAGGTGGATGTTTTGTATTAGTATCAGTACTATTCTTATTTATTAATAAAAAGCACTTACTTCATATTGATAAAGCAGAATCTGCACATTAA
- a CDS encoding MerR family transcriptional regulator encodes MLYKIDEVAKECNLTKRSIRYYEEIGLIPPPERSEGGFRLYSDEHIERLKKIMNVRDVLGFSLQEVQDYMAISEAFEEFRLQYRENKEKMNEDERKQKLLEAEEILSQQLNMIDEKLKKMNDIRSEMNEMYQRVRSALE; translated from the coding sequence TTGCTTTATAAAATAGATGAAGTAGCAAAAGAGTGCAATTTAACGAAGCGTTCGATTCGATATTACGAGGAAATTGGATTAATCCCTCCACCTGAAAGAAGTGAAGGTGGATTTCGACTTTATTCAGATGAGCATATTGAACGACTAAAGAAAATAATGAATGTTCGAGATGTTCTTGGTTTTTCTTTGCAAGAGGTTCAGGATTATATGGCAATTAGTGAGGCCTTTGAAGAATTTCGACTGCAATATAGAGAAAACAAGGAAAAGATGAATGAAGATGAAAGAAAGCAAAAGCTTTTAGAGGCAGAGGAAATACTTTCTCAACAATTAAATATGATTGATGAAAAGCTTAAAAAAATGAACGACATAAGAAGTGAAATGAATGAGATGTATCAGAGGGTACGAAGTGCATTAGAATAA
- a CDS encoding PepSY domain-containing protein: protein MKKGVRKFILTLHLVCSLVFGLFIIAVCATGSVLVFGDQIEHVLNPQYFKPASSERNVGINEAEKIFLDHYRGFEISRMDVPSKLSNVYHANMSKGHNEIDAYVDPSNGKLLGNFDREASFVSFVKDLHTHLLLDDIGETIVGIVAIAFIIILITGIYLWYPGIKRMFKSLKIKWNKSQMARNLSLHNFIGVITLPFLLVVAITGMLYPFQEKIEESLKLKFTSNYPEELKSVDNGKNKIGLDAMTAEIKKLHPEGELYKLRLPSDKEGVIEAQLSDGTYDPEGKGNTSEFFDQFTGKHLGSFSKNNETAYDKFFVWRQSLHRGTYGGVFVKTIYALVGIAPLGLGITGITMWALKRRNKAKKMKKLQKAA, encoded by the coding sequence ATGAAAAAAGGGGTAAGGAAGTTTATTTTGACACTACACCTCGTGTGCAGTTTAGTTTTTGGACTATTTATTATTGCTGTATGTGCAACGGGTAGTGTTTTAGTGTTTGGGGATCAGATTGAGCATGTTTTAAATCCACAGTATTTTAAGCCTGCAAGTAGTGAAAGAAATGTTGGAATTAACGAAGCAGAAAAGATTTTTCTTGATCATTACAGAGGATTTGAAATCTCGAGGATGGATGTTCCTTCAAAGTTATCGAATGTATACCATGCAAATATGTCAAAAGGACATAATGAAATTGATGCTTATGTAGATCCTAGCAATGGTAAGCTATTAGGTAATTTTGATAGAGAAGCATCATTCGTATCTTTTGTTAAAGATTTACATACACATTTATTGTTAGATGATATTGGCGAAACAATTGTAGGGATCGTTGCAATTGCATTTATTATAATTCTAATTACAGGTATTTATTTATGGTATCCAGGTATTAAACGAATGTTTAAAAGCCTAAAAATAAAATGGAATAAAAGCCAGATGGCACGAAATTTATCATTACATAATTTTATTGGGGTAATTACTTTACCATTTTTACTCGTTGTAGCAATTACAGGAATGCTATATCCATTCCAAGAAAAGATTGAAGAGTCTTTGAAATTAAAGTTTACATCGAATTATCCTGAGGAGCTTAAATCAGTTGATAATGGCAAAAATAAAATTGGATTGGATGCTATGACTGCTGAAATTAAAAAGTTACATCCTGAAGGTGAGTTATACAAATTAAGACTTCCATCTGATAAAGAGGGTGTTATAGAGGCCCAATTAAGCGATGGCACTTACGATCCTGAGGGTAAAGGGAATACAAGTGAATTCTTCGATCAATTTACTGGCAAGCATTTAGGATCTTTTTCAAAAAATAATGAAACTGCCTATGATAAATTTTTCGTTTGGAGACAAAGTTTACATAGAGGTACTTATGGTGGGGTATTTGTAAAAACGATTTATGCCTTAGTTGGGATTGCGCCACTTGGACTAGGAATAACTGGTATTACAATGTGGGCATTAAAACGTAGAAACAAAGCTAAAAAAATGAAGAAGTTACAGAAAGCAGCATAA
- the speB gene encoding agmatinase → MRFDEAYSGNVFIKSHPSFEESKAVIYGMPMDWTVSFRPGSRFGPTRIREVSIGLEEYSPYQDKELEEVKYFDAGDIPLPFGNAQRSLDMIEDYIDGLLAEGKFPLGMGGEHLVSWPVMKAMYKKYPDLAIIHFDAHTDLRDSYEGEPLSHSTPIKKVCDLIGPKNVYSFGIRSGMKEEFEWAKEVGMNLFKFEVLEPLKKVLPTLAGRPVYVTIDIDVLDPAHAPGTGTLEAGGITSKEMIDSILAIANSDINVVGADLVEVAPVYDHAEQTQVAASKFIREILLGWVK, encoded by the coding sequence ATGCGTTTTGATGAAGCATATTCTGGAAATGTATTTATTAAGAGTCATCCAAGCTTTGAAGAAAGTAAAGCTGTTATTTATGGTATGCCTATGGATTGGACTGTAAGCTTCCGTCCAGGTTCTCGTTTCGGTCCAACACGTATTCGTGAGGTTTCAATTGGGTTAGAGGAATATAGTCCATATCAAGATAAAGAACTAGAAGAAGTTAAATATTTTGACGCTGGGGATATCCCATTACCATTCGGTAACGCTCAAAGAAGCCTTGATATGATTGAAGACTATATTGATGGCCTATTAGCGGAAGGAAAATTCCCTCTAGGTATGGGTGGAGAGCATCTTGTATCTTGGCCTGTAATGAAAGCTATGTATAAGAAATACCCAGACTTAGCAATTATTCATTTTGATGCACATACTGATTTACGTGATTCATATGAAGGTGAGCCATTATCTCACTCAACGCCAATTAAAAAAGTTTGTGATTTAATTGGACCAAAAAATGTTTATTCATTCGGAATTCGTTCTGGTATGAAGGAAGAATTTGAATGGGCAAAAGAAGTTGGAATGAATTTATTTAAATTCGAAGTACTTGAGCCGTTAAAGAAAGTACTTCCAACACTTGCGGGTCGTCCAGTATATGTAACGATTGATATCGATGTACTAGACCCAGCGCATGCACCAGGAACGGGTACACTTGAAGCTGGTGGTATTACTTCAAAAGAAATGATTGATAGCATCTTAGCAATTGCTAACAGTGATATTAACGTTGTTGGGGCAGACTTAGTAGAAGTAGCTCCAGTGTATGATCATGCTGAGCAAACTCAAGTTGCAGCAAGTAAATTTATTCGTGAAATCCTATTAGGTTGGGTAAAATAA
- the speE gene encoding spermidine synthase, with amino-acid sequence MELWFTEKQTKNFGITAKINKTLHTEQTEFQKLDMVETEEFGNMLILDGMVMTTQKDEFVYHEMVAHVPLFTHPNPENVLVVGGGDGGVIREVLKHPSVKKATLVEIDGKVIEYSKIYLPEIAGKLEDPRVEVKVDDGFMHIANSENVYDVIMVDSTEPVGPAVNLFTKGFYAGISKALKEDGIFVAQTDNPWFTPELITQVQRDVREIFPITRLYIANIPTYPSGMWTFTIGSKKHDPLEVEENRFFDIETKYYTKELHKAAFVLPKFVADLTK; translated from the coding sequence ATGGAATTATGGTTTACTGAAAAACAAACAAAAAACTTTGGAATTACTGCTAAAATTAATAAAACTTTACATACAGAGCAAACTGAGTTTCAAAAGCTTGACATGGTAGAGACAGAAGAGTTCGGTAACATGCTTATTTTAGATGGTATGGTTATGACAACTCAAAAAGATGAGTTCGTATATCATGAGATGGTTGCTCATGTACCTTTATTCACACACCCAAATCCTGAAAACGTATTAGTAGTAGGTGGCGGTGACGGCGGTGTTATTCGCGAAGTATTAAAACACCCAAGTGTAAAGAAAGCAACTCTTGTTGAAATCGATGGAAAAGTAATTGAATACTCTAAAATATACTTACCTGAAATTGCAGGGAAATTAGAAGATCCACGCGTAGAAGTAAAAGTAGATGATGGATTTATGCATATTGCAAATAGTGAAAACGTATATGATGTAATTATGGTAGATTCAACTGAGCCAGTTGGTCCTGCAGTGAACTTATTTACAAAAGGCTTCTATGCTGGTATTTCTAAAGCGTTAAAAGAAGACGGCATTTTCGTAGCTCAAACGGACAACCCTTGGTTTACACCAGAGTTAATTACACAAGTTCAACGTGATGTAAGAGAAATCTTCCCAATCACTCGTTTATACATTGCAAATATTCCAACATATCCAAGTGGTATGTGGACATTTACAATTGGTTCGAAAAAACACGATCCACTTGAAGTAGAAGAGAATCGTTTCTTTGATATTGAGACAAAATATTATACAAAAGAGCTACACAAAGCAGCGTTCGTATTACCAAAATTTGTAGCTGATCTTACTAAATAA